The following is a genomic window from Cryptosporangium phraense.
GGTCGTCGCGGTGGTGGTCGCGGTCCCGATGGGCGTCCTGGCCGCCGTGCGCTCCCGCCGGGCCGACGGCGCCGCGCTGGCCGGCGTCAGCCAGCTGGGCATGGCCGTGCCCAGCTTCATCCTGGCGATCCTGCTCATCGACCTGTTCGCGGTCCGGCTGCACTGGGTGCCCTCCGGCGGCTGGGTGCCGCCGACGGCCGGCCCGGGGCCGTTCCTCAAGCAGGTCGCGCTGCCGGTCCTGTCGCTCGGGCTGATCCAGGCCGCGCTGCTCAGCCGGTACGTCCGGTCGGCCACGCTCGACGTCCTGCGGGAGGACCACATCCGGACGGCTCGGGCCAAGGGCCTCTCGCCGGGCCGGGCCTTCCTCCGCCACGGGCTGCGCAACGCCGCTATCCCGGTGGTCACCGTGCTCGGCCTGCAGCTGGCGGCGCTGCTGATCGACGCGATCGTCATCGAGAAGGTGTTCGTCATCCCGGGGCTGGGCAGCCTGCTGCTGACCTCGGTCTCCAACCGGGATCTGCTGCTCGTCCAGGGCATCGTGATGGTGCTGGTGGGGGCCGTCCTGGTGATCAACTACGTGGTCGACCTGGCCTATGTCGCCATCGACCCGCGGCTGCGGAGGTCGGCGTGAGCATCGCCGATTCCGTCCGCCTGTCCCGGCCC
Proteins encoded in this region:
- a CDS encoding ABC transporter permease, with protein sequence MIGRLAIRTGILVASLVVASIAVFLIMAVLPGDPATVKLGVNANPAQVQELRHQFGTDRPLVAQYLSWVGGLMHGSFGTSYLTNAAVGPQIAAKIQVTLWLVVLALVVAVVVAVPMGVLAAVRSRRADGAALAGVSQLGMAVPSFILAILLIDLFAVRLHWVPSGGWVPPTAGPGPFLKQVALPVLSLGLIQAALLSRYVRSATLDVLREDHIRTARAKGLSPGRAFLRHGLRNAAIPVVTVLGLQLAALLIDAIVIEKVFVIPGLGSLLLTSVSNRDLLLVQGIVMVLVGAVLVINYVVDLAYVAIDPRLRRSA